From Algoriphagus sp. NG3, the proteins below share one genomic window:
- a CDS encoding RagB/SusD family nutrient uptake outer membrane protein gives MKNIKLKVGALLASTAMMVAVSCSDDFLEIAPTGLLTETQLTTLAGLDASLIAVYSQVNGRNFRMASPSNWVWGSIRGGDANKGTDPGDFNTINPIQRFETDASNGTLLENWQGLYEGIARANNVLRLMEKTEDISDSDRQRISSQARFLRGHFYFQLKRNFNNVPYIDETVDYGTGLEDVVNNVDIWPMIEADFKFAADNLAATQSQVGRVNSWAAKAYLAKTYLYQNKFTEAKALFDDIIANGVTSNGLKYGLIENYGNIFRGEYDNQQETVWAYQSAAGTGSVNNANPEFDLNNPYNSAAPGVCCGFFAPSFTFVNSFRTDANGLPLLDGSYNSATNRVKNDMGIGSDAAFTIDQGPLDPRVDHTTGRRGIPYIDWQDHPGQSWIRQQSFSGPYSVKKFVYSTSEVGSFQDNSSWTPGYTGINFNIIRFADVLLMAAEAEVETGGLEKAREYVNMVRERAMNSEVMKLDGSGPAANYQVGLYNSAWTNPETARAAVRFERKLELGMEGHRFYDLVRWGTAAEELNAYLAFDGSLLLNALGGATYTEKHAILPIPLNQIDLVGPDKLIQNPGF, from the coding sequence ATGAAAAATATAAAATTAAAAGTCGGCGCTTTACTGGCCTCCACAGCAATGATGGTGGCGGTAAGTTGCAGCGATGATTTCTTGGAAATTGCACCTACCGGGCTTTTGACAGAGACGCAGTTGACTACCTTGGCAGGTTTGGATGCTTCTTTAATAGCAGTCTATTCCCAAGTCAATGGGAGAAACTTTAGGATGGCTTCACCTTCCAATTGGGTTTGGGGGAGTATCCGCGGGGGGGATGCAAACAAAGGGACGGATCCTGGGGATTTCAATACAATCAATCCTATCCAGCGATTTGAGACTGATGCGTCTAATGGAACCTTGCTTGAAAATTGGCAAGGTCTCTATGAGGGTATAGCAAGAGCTAACAATGTGCTTAGGCTGATGGAAAAAACGGAGGATATCTCGGATTCGGATAGACAGAGAATTTCTTCCCAGGCCAGATTCTTAAGAGGGCATTTCTATTTCCAGTTGAAAAGGAATTTCAATAACGTGCCTTACATAGATGAGACCGTAGATTATGGTACAGGCTTAGAAGATGTAGTGAATAATGTGGATATCTGGCCTATGATTGAGGCTGATTTCAAATTTGCAGCCGATAACCTGGCCGCGACTCAGTCACAAGTAGGTAGAGTGAACTCATGGGCCGCGAAGGCATATCTTGCGAAAACTTACCTATATCAGAATAAATTTACTGAGGCTAAGGCTTTATTCGATGATATCATTGCCAATGGAGTGACCAGCAACGGCCTGAAGTATGGATTGATCGAGAACTATGGCAATATCTTCAGAGGAGAGTATGATAACCAGCAGGAAACGGTTTGGGCTTATCAGTCAGCTGCAGGAACCGGGTCTGTGAACAATGCAAACCCAGAATTTGATCTGAACAATCCATATAACTCCGCAGCTCCAGGGGTTTGTTGCGGGTTCTTTGCGCCAAGCTTCACTTTCGTAAACTCCTTCCGTACGGATGCCAATGGTCTTCCTTTGCTGGACGGATCTTACAATTCTGCGACGAACCGTGTGAAAAATGACATGGGGATAGGATCTGATGCAGCATTTACCATAGATCAGGGACCTTTAGATCCACGTGTAGATCATACTACTGGACGAAGAGGAATTCCTTATATCGACTGGCAGGATCACCCAGGTCAATCCTGGATCCGTCAGCAGTCTTTCTCTGGCCCGTATTCTGTGAAAAAGTTTGTTTATTCTACTTCTGAAGTTGGGTCCTTCCAAGACAACAGTTCTTGGACACCAGGCTACACAGGTATTAACTTTAATATCATCCGTTTTGCAGATGTACTGCTCATGGCGGCAGAAGCAGAAGTTGAGACCGGTGGATTGGAAAAAGCCAGAGAATACGTGAATATGGTACGAGAAAGAGCCATGAATTCTGAAGTGATGAAGCTTGACGGTTCAGGGCCAGCGGCAAATTATCAGGTAGGCTTATATAACTCTGCTTGGACAAACCCAGAAACAGCAAGAGCTGCAGTCCGTTTCGAAAGAAAACTGGAACTTGGAATGGAAGGTCACAGATTCTATGATCTGGTTCGTTGGGGTACTGCTGCAGAAGAATTAAATGCTTACCTGGCTTTTGATGGTTCTCTCCTATTGAATGCATTGGGTGGAGCTACTTATACTGAAAAGCATGCGATATTACCGATTCCTTTAAACCAAATAGATCTGGTTGGGCCGGATAAGTTGATTCAGAATCCTGGATTTTAA
- a CDS encoding TonB-dependent receptor, with protein MKNIYKNLSALFVLLVLTSAAAFAQKTVTGTVLDEYDMGLPGVSVLVKGTTTGTATDIDGKFTLNVPNDDAVLVFSFIGYAKLEQTVGNRSIIDVKLAPDEQTLTEMVVTGYSIDSRRETTGAISTVSPKDLTVIPTGNVEQALQGRVSGLTVITNGQPGTTSIVRIRGFGAFGGNQPLYVVDGVPVGNTDFLNPDDIESTTVLKDAAAASIYGARAASGVIIYTTKRGRRGNQKLRVDYNGMFGMTTPGRGIDMMNPQDQADYTWLAERNAAAAEGRATNFDHPQFGTGDSPVLPYYIRVGGQGGVAGPFSPERLAEEAAKYNVDYGKGDIYQLVRAATGEGTDWYGAITRTAPLNRHSIGINGGSEFSRFFVGFGYQDQAGILLGNDLRRLSLRANSEFDITKRIRIGENFQATYRRALGITGPQGGQGIARDENSILGAFRMSTIIPIYDEFGGYAGTAAQGFNNPRNPVAERDALADNRSFNANIFGNVYVEADLAKDLTFRSSIGGQYNNYYNYSYSRHQYENLENNSAFGYGEGSGYNFAWTFTNTAAYKKTFDKHAFDFLAGMEALNTGSGRNISASGQNPFSQDPDFITISNLPVSSRIVNSGLYRGVNFYSIFGRLNYTYNDKYLFSAVVRRDGSSRFGSNSRYGVFPAFSAAWRISSEGFMAGATWIDDLKIRGGWGQMGNSNNVDPNNQYSLFGGDIGASSYDITGSNSSALIGFRRSRIGNPDARWETAVTQNVGFDGTFLNGRMDVIFDVWRKDTKDLLFQVPIPATAGYNADPPAVNIGEMLNQGIDVLVGYRGNLTSDFTYDISVNGSFLKNEIVSLAPDITVITSANPSFRGIEPIRNMVGQPLSAFFGYVVEGLFSSADDVEGHAEQDGAAPGRFKFRDLNGDGVITPDDRTTLGSPIPKFTGGMNFTVGYKGFDLSAYLYTSIGNDIWNQSRWFTDFYSTFEGAATSERLKNAWTPQNLNATIPIVEKAANFSTSNVGNSFYVEDGSYLRLQNVTLGYTLPAPLLERWRIERLRVFASANNLFTITGYEGLDPAVGGDADLTFGIDVGNYPVTRGYTFGLNVSF; from the coding sequence ATGAAAAATATTTACAAAAATCTAAGTGCGCTTTTTGTGCTCTTAGTCCTCACCAGTGCGGCTGCCTTTGCGCAAAAGACCGTAACAGGTACAGTGCTGGATGAGTACGATATGGGGCTACCCGGAGTTTCAGTTCTGGTGAAAGGAACTACTACCGGAACAGCTACTGATATTGACGGAAAATTCACGCTTAATGTGCCAAATGATGATGCCGTTCTGGTTTTCTCATTTATTGGATACGCCAAATTAGAACAGACAGTTGGAAATAGGAGTATCATAGACGTGAAACTCGCTCCTGACGAGCAGACCTTAACCGAAATGGTCGTTACGGGCTATTCCATTGACAGTAGGAGAGAGACTACAGGTGCTATTTCCACTGTGAGCCCCAAAGACCTTACAGTAATCCCTACCGGTAACGTAGAGCAGGCGCTTCAGGGCCGCGTTTCTGGTTTGACGGTGATTACCAACGGTCAACCAGGTACTACTTCTATTGTCCGAATCCGTGGCTTTGGAGCCTTTGGAGGTAATCAGCCATTATATGTGGTGGATGGAGTTCCGGTGGGAAACACTGATTTTCTTAATCCAGATGATATAGAGTCCACTACTGTTTTGAAAGATGCTGCAGCGGCTTCCATCTATGGTGCGAGAGCTGCAAGTGGTGTGATTATCTACACTACTAAAAGAGGCAGAAGAGGCAATCAAAAACTTCGGGTGGATTACAACGGCATGTTCGGGATGACTACCCCTGGCAGAGGTATTGATATGATGAACCCTCAAGATCAGGCGGATTACACCTGGCTGGCAGAGAGAAATGCTGCAGCTGCGGAGGGTAGGGCTACAAATTTTGACCATCCTCAATTCGGAACTGGTGATTCTCCTGTTCTACCGTATTACATCAGAGTTGGCGGCCAAGGAGGAGTAGCTGGTCCATTTTCTCCTGAGCGTCTTGCCGAAGAAGCGGCCAAATACAATGTAGATTATGGTAAAGGTGATATCTATCAGCTGGTAAGAGCTGCTACAGGTGAAGGAACGGATTGGTATGGTGCTATTACCAGAACCGCACCTTTGAACCGTCACTCTATAGGCATCAACGGTGGGTCTGAATTTAGCCGGTTCTTTGTAGGATTTGGATACCAAGATCAAGCTGGGATACTTCTAGGTAATGACTTAAGGAGATTGTCCCTACGGGCCAACTCTGAATTTGACATTACTAAGCGTATCAGAATCGGTGAAAACTTTCAAGCTACCTACAGAAGAGCGCTTGGCATAACCGGTCCACAAGGTGGACAAGGTATAGCAAGAGATGAAAACTCCATATTGGGTGCGTTCAGAATGTCAACCATCATCCCTATTTATGATGAATTTGGAGGCTATGCAGGTACTGCTGCCCAAGGGTTTAATAATCCAAGAAATCCGGTAGCGGAAAGAGATGCATTGGCAGATAACAGAAGCTTCAATGCAAATATTTTTGGTAACGTATATGTAGAGGCTGATTTAGCAAAGGATTTGACTTTCAGGTCTTCCATAGGTGGTCAGTACAATAATTACTATAACTATAGTTATTCAAGGCATCAATACGAAAACCTGGAGAATAACTCAGCATTTGGATATGGCGAAGGATCAGGATACAACTTTGCGTGGACATTCACCAATACAGCTGCTTACAAGAAAACCTTCGACAAACATGCCTTTGATTTCTTGGCAGGCATGGAGGCATTGAATACAGGTTCTGGCCGTAATATCTCTGCTTCTGGTCAGAATCCATTCTCTCAGGATCCAGACTTTATCACAATATCTAATTTGCCGGTATCTTCTAGAATTGTTAATTCTGGGCTATATAGAGGTGTAAACTTCTACTCAATCTTTGGAAGACTTAACTATACTTACAATGATAAGTATTTGTTTAGTGCGGTAGTAAGAAGGGATGGTTCCTCTAGATTCGGTTCAAATTCCAGATATGGTGTATTCCCGGCATTCTCTGCCGCATGGAGAATATCCTCTGAAGGATTTATGGCAGGAGCTACTTGGATAGATGATTTGAAAATACGTGGAGGCTGGGGGCAAATGGGGAACTCCAACAACGTAGATCCGAATAACCAGTATTCCTTGTTTGGAGGGGATATAGGGGCTTCTTCTTATGATATTACTGGATCTAACTCTTCTGCATTAATTGGCTTTAGAAGAAGTAGAATTGGTAACCCAGATGCGAGATGGGAGACTGCGGTAACCCAAAATGTTGGGTTTGACGGTACTTTCCTCAATGGAAGGATGGATGTGATTTTTGATGTCTGGAGAAAGGATACTAAAGATTTGTTATTCCAGGTGCCTATTCCGGCTACTGCTGGTTACAATGCAGATCCTCCCGCTGTTAACATAGGAGAAATGCTAAATCAAGGGATTGATGTGTTAGTTGGTTACAGAGGAAACCTTACTTCTGACTTCACTTATGATATCTCTGTAAACGGTTCTTTCTTGAAGAATGAGATTGTATCGTTAGCGCCTGATATCACTGTAATTACTTCAGCTAATCCTAGCTTCAGGGGAATTGAACCGATCAGAAATATGGTAGGACAACCGCTTTCGGCTTTCTTTGGCTATGTAGTAGAAGGACTGTTCAGTTCTGCAGATGATGTGGAGGGCCATGCTGAGCAAGATGGTGCTGCTCCTGGAAGGTTCAAATTTAGAGATTTGAATGGTGACGGTGTAATCACACCAGACGACAGAACCACCCTAGGTTCCCCTATACCAAAATTCACAGGTGGGATGAACTTCACCGTTGGGTATAAAGGCTTTGATCTTTCTGCCTATCTCTATACTTCTATTGGAAATGATATTTGGAATCAGTCTAGGTGGTTTACAGACTTCTATTCCACCTTCGAAGGGGCTGCTACTTCTGAGCGCCTAAAGAATGCATGGACACCTCAGAATTTGAACGCTACTATTCCTATTGTGGAAAAAGCAGCTAACTTCTCTACTTCCAACGTAGGTAATTCATTCTATGTGGAAGATGGCTCTTACTTGAGACTACAGAATGTGACCCTTGGGTATACCTTACCTGCTCCTCTGTTGGAAAGATGGAGGATTGAAAGGCTAAGAGTATTTGCTTCGGCTAACAACCTGTTCACGATCACTGGATACGAAGGACTGGATCCTGCTGTGGGTGGTGATGCGGATTTGACCTTCGGTATCGATGTGGGTAACTACCCGGTTACACGTGGTTATACCTTCGGATTAAACGTAAGCTTCTAA
- a CDS encoding VCBS repeat-containing protein, with product MKFAYSSLLVLVLLAFSSCKKESALFELIPASETGIDFNNNIVESDSFNILTDEYIFNGGGVAVADFDNNGLPDLFFTGNQVSNKLYLNLGGFKFKDVTEIAGVGAENKWCTGAAVVDINGDGWMDVYVAAAMKDGPGERNNLLFVNQGKDADGNISFKEMASEYGIADPGNAMWAAFIDYDLDGDLDLYVLNNQQSRSVPSNYRLKITDGSAINNDAFYRNNGDGTFTNVTLEAGITIEGYGLGVLVSDLNNDGWPDIHVSNDYVSNDIIYINNQDGTFSNQAGSMLRHQSQFSMGADISDFNNDGKPDIVTLDMLGEDNYRKKTTIGNNSYQVYISNEQWGYEYQYVRNMLHLNNGEDVPFSEIGMMAGVYQTDWSWAPLFGDVDNDGYRDLLITNGFPRDITDKDFANYRADVGNIASKRQLLDSIPIVKIPNYAFKNNGDLTFADEGSAWGLNKASFSNGAAFVDLDGDGDLDYVVNNINDPAFVFENTLTNTNQQNNYLRLKLAGSKLNPQGLGVKVQLSLPGGKQLYQEQQVVRGYMSSIDEVMHFGVGDVKEITAVKVIWPDGKESSLDNVQANQLIEVAYSEALAGKNSQAIMPRDTPNALFEEVSKSKGLDYTHEEEDKIDFNIQRIIPHKLSQYGPSLAVGDVNGDGLEDLVVGSASGFAPKLYVQDVNGLFTAKDLIPEDGNFFEEMGILLFDIDNDSDLDLYLVGGSNEFLGDAQEYSDRLFLNDGKGNFTLDTSFSSVKASGSTVRGADFDGDGFIDLFVGGRTPIAQYPFPENSFLLKNINGQLQDVTDELAPSLRKVGMVTDAVWADVDNDGLVDLVVVGELMEITIFKNTGGQFSKLEDTGLENYLGWWNSITVGDFDQDGDTDFIVGNLGENNPHHPSEERPVKIYAKDFDKNGSVDPVTFAYYRDREGNYNSYPSHFWGDLYGQSPMFRRKFERYKLYALSTEQSLFTDQEKEDALILTGNYDKTAYIENLGNGKFKVSRLPTMAQIAPVNGLLTEDVNGDGFLDVVLIGNDYGNEIFIGRLDAHVGLVLLGDGEGGFTPMSPQESGFLVPGDGKALVKLASANGNQLMVASQNRGELLAFQTKLSENGRSITPGQDVMAVILELENGKKQRIETSFGAGFLSQSGREIKLPKGVKGIQLQDYKGNIKDVDMNSLD from the coding sequence ATGAAGTTTGCTTATTCCAGCCTGTTGGTTTTAGTCCTTTTGGCATTTTCATCTTGCAAAAAAGAGTCAGCCTTATTTGAGCTTATTCCTGCCTCTGAGACAGGAATAGACTTTAATAATAACATTGTAGAGTCAGACTCCTTCAATATCCTCACGGATGAATACATATTCAATGGAGGTGGTGTTGCAGTAGCTGATTTTGATAATAATGGCTTACCAGATCTGTTTTTTACGGGCAACCAAGTTTCCAATAAGTTATACCTTAACCTCGGGGGATTCAAATTTAAAGATGTGACTGAAATAGCCGGGGTAGGGGCTGAAAATAAATGGTGTACCGGTGCAGCTGTTGTTGATATCAACGGAGATGGCTGGATGGATGTGTATGTGGCTGCCGCAATGAAGGATGGGCCGGGCGAACGCAATAATCTGTTGTTTGTAAATCAAGGAAAAGATGCTGACGGTAACATTTCTTTCAAGGAAATGGCTTCAGAATATGGGATTGCTGACCCCGGAAATGCCATGTGGGCGGCTTTTATAGATTATGATCTGGATGGGGACTTGGATTTGTATGTGCTGAACAACCAGCAAAGCCGCAGTGTACCTAGTAATTATCGACTCAAAATTACAGATGGATCTGCCATTAATAACGATGCATTTTATAGAAATAACGGAGATGGAACCTTCACCAATGTGACCCTGGAAGCAGGTATTACTATAGAAGGATATGGACTAGGGGTATTGGTTTCTGATCTGAATAACGATGGCTGGCCGGATATCCATGTAAGCAATGATTATGTGAGCAATGATATCATTTATATAAATAATCAAGACGGCACCTTTTCCAATCAGGCAGGAAGTATGCTGAGGCATCAAAGCCAATTTTCCATGGGAGCGGATATTTCTGATTTCAACAATGACGGAAAACCTGATATAGTCACTCTGGATATGCTCGGAGAGGATAATTACCGGAAAAAAACAACCATTGGCAATAATTCCTATCAAGTATATATCAGTAATGAGCAGTGGGGCTATGAGTATCAGTATGTGCGAAATATGCTACACTTGAATAATGGCGAAGATGTGCCCTTTAGTGAAATCGGCATGATGGCTGGGGTATATCAGACCGATTGGAGTTGGGCACCTTTGTTTGGGGATGTGGACAATGACGGGTACCGGGATTTGTTGATCACCAATGGGTTTCCCCGAGATATCACGGACAAGGATTTTGCTAATTACAGAGCAGATGTGGGTAATATAGCCTCAAAACGCCAATTGCTGGATTCTATACCCATCGTTAAAATACCGAATTATGCATTCAAGAATAATGGCGATTTGACTTTTGCTGATGAAGGTAGCGCTTGGGGGCTAAATAAAGCTTCTTTCTCCAATGGTGCCGCATTCGTAGACTTGGATGGGGATGGGGATCTGGACTATGTGGTCAACAATATCAATGATCCTGCTTTTGTATTTGAGAATACCCTAACCAATACCAATCAGCAAAACAATTACTTAAGATTAAAGTTGGCTGGGAGCAAGTTAAATCCACAGGGGCTGGGAGTGAAGGTCCAGCTCAGCCTTCCGGGAGGTAAGCAGCTCTATCAGGAACAACAGGTGGTAAGAGGATATATGTCTTCTATTGATGAAGTGATGCATTTCGGGGTTGGGGATGTGAAGGAGATTACTGCCGTTAAGGTGATTTGGCCGGATGGAAAGGAGAGTTCTCTGGATAATGTGCAGGCTAATCAGCTCATTGAGGTTGCCTATTCAGAAGCATTGGCAGGTAAGAATTCTCAGGCAATTATGCCTAGAGATACGCCAAATGCCCTTTTTGAGGAGGTGTCAAAGTCAAAAGGCTTGGACTATACTCATGAAGAAGAGGATAAGATTGATTTCAATATCCAGCGGATAATACCCCATAAACTAAGTCAATATGGACCAAGCCTTGCCGTGGGAGATGTGAATGGTGACGGACTGGAGGATTTGGTAGTTGGGTCGGCTTCAGGTTTTGCTCCTAAGCTATATGTTCAGGATGTCAATGGCTTGTTTACGGCTAAAGATTTGATTCCAGAAGACGGTAATTTCTTTGAAGAAATGGGGATTTTGCTGTTTGATATAGATAATGATTCTGATTTGGATCTGTATCTGGTAGGCGGAAGCAACGAGTTTTTAGGTGATGCTCAAGAGTATTCTGACCGCTTGTTTTTAAATGATGGTAAGGGCAATTTTACTTTGGATACCAGTTTCTCATCTGTCAAGGCAAGCGGATCTACCGTAAGAGGTGCTGATTTCGATGGAGATGGGTTTATTGATCTGTTTGTAGGGGGCAGAACGCCTATTGCCCAATACCCTTTCCCAGAAAACAGTTTTTTACTCAAAAATATCAATGGGCAACTACAGGATGTCACAGATGAACTAGCGCCAAGTCTGCGCAAGGTAGGTATGGTCACTGACGCCGTCTGGGCTGATGTGGATAATGACGGCTTGGTCGATCTGGTAGTAGTGGGGGAATTGATGGAGATCACTATTTTCAAGAATACGGGTGGTCAATTTAGTAAGCTTGAAGATACTGGGTTGGAGAACTATCTGGGCTGGTGGAATTCCATCACAGTGGGTGACTTTGACCAGGATGGAGATACTGATTTTATCGTAGGTAATCTAGGGGAAAATAATCCGCATCATCCATCAGAGGAAAGGCCTGTAAAAATCTATGCCAAGGACTTTGATAAGAATGGAAGTGTGGACCCTGTCACTTTCGCTTATTATAGAGATCGTGAAGGCAATTATAATTCTTATCCAAGTCATTTCTGGGGAGATCTATACGGACAAAGTCCTATGTTTAGAAGGAAGTTTGAGCGGTATAAGTTATATGCTTTAAGCACTGAGCAATCTCTTTTCACTGACCAAGAAAAAGAAGACGCACTCATCCTCACAGGGAATTATGACAAAACGGCCTATATAGAGAATCTGGGCAACGGAAAGTTTAAAGTTTCCAGGCTTCCGACCATGGCTCAGATCGCTCCGGTCAACGGCTTGCTTACTGAAGATGTCAATGGAGATGGTTTTCTGGATGTAGTATTGATAGGAAATGATTATGGAAACGAGATTTTCATAGGAAGACTGGATGCGCATGTAGGCTTAGTATTATTGGGAGATGGAGAAGGAGGGTTCACTCCGATGAGTCCACAGGAAAGTGGTTTTCTGGTGCCGGGAGATGGGAAAGCCTTGGTGAAGCTTGCATCTGCCAACGGGAATCAACTGATGGTGGCTTCGCAGAACCGTGGGGAATTGCTTGCATTTCAGACTAAATTATCTGAAAACGGAAGATCTATCACTCCCGGGCAGGATGTGATGGCGGTAATTTTGGAATTGGAAAATGGGAAAAAACAGCGTATAGAAACTAGTTTTGGAGCAGGATTTCTTTCCCAGTCTGGTAGAGAAATTAAGCTGCCCAAAGGGGTGAAAGGTATTCAACTGCAGGATTACAAAGGGAATATCAAGGATGTTGATATGAATTCTTTGGATTGA